Proteins from a single region of Anser cygnoides isolate HZ-2024a breed goose chromosome 18, Taihu_goose_T2T_genome, whole genome shotgun sequence:
- the RSKR gene encoding LOW QUALITY PROTEIN: ribosomal protein S6 kinase-related protein (The sequence of the model RefSeq protein was modified relative to this genomic sequence to represent the inferred CDS: inserted 1 base in 1 codon): protein MGAASSGPGPXAPVRPPQGRAVGPWVRALLRRAGSGPAPGPVPGLALAAEEPPLPGWPLPQLVSLFLPEFPVRPSGRQQQLKILGLVAKGSFGTILKVLDCGREKVCAVKVMPKVEVLRRDTLKQCKEEVSIQRQVRHPFVHGLGDSWQGQRHLFIMCTYCSTGDLHALWRAAGRFAEATVRLFAAELVLVLVYLHDLGIVHRDVKMENILLDERGHLKLADFGLSRHLRWGERAHTICGTLQYMAPEVLSGGPYSHAADWWSLGVLLFALASGEFPVAPAGDHVAMLERVNRSSYASPPALSPALARLLAELLCHNPLRRLRYLHHFQDHPFFRGVTFDADLLQKDPVAVAVAPRPPEPPSPTPDPSTFDDFDCDLTATAPPDRPWPG, encoded by the exons Atgggagcagccagcagcgggccggggc gggccccggTGCGACCCCCCCAG GGCCGCGCTGTGGGGCCGTGGGTACGGGCGCTGCTGCGCCGCGCCGGGtcgggaccggcaccggggcCGGTACCGGGGCTCGCCCTGGCCGCCGAGGAGCCGCCGCTGCCCGGTTGGCCGCTGCCGCAGCTCGTCTCGCTCTTCCTGCCGGAGTTCCCCGTTCGCCCCTCCggccgccagcagcagctcaaG ATCCTGGGCTTGGTGGCCAAAGGCTCCTTCGGGACCATCCTGAAAGTGCTGGACTGTGGGCGGGAGAAGGTCTGCGCTGTCAAG GTCATGCCCAAAGTGGAGGTGCTGCGCCGCGACACCCTGAAGCAGTGCAAGGAAGAAGTCAGCATCCAG AGACAGGTCAGGCACCCGTTTGTCCACGGCCTGGGGGACAGCTGGCAGGGCCAGCGCCACCTCTTCATCA TGTGCACCTACTGCAGCACCGGGGACCTGCACGCGCTGTGGCGCGCCGCCGGGCGCTTCGCCGAGGCCACCGTCCGCCTCTTCGCCGCcgagctggtgctggtgctgg TGTATCTCCACGACCTGGGTATCGTGCACAGAGACGTGAAG atggaGAACATCCTCCTAGATGAGAGAG GGCACCTCAAACTCGCCGACTTCGGCCTCTCCCGGCACCTGCGGTGGGGCGAGCGGGCCCACACCATCTGCGGCACCCTGCAGTACATGG CCCCGGAGGTGCTGAGCGGGGGCCCCTACAGCCACGCAGCCGACTGGTGGTCCCTGGGAGTCCTGCTCTTTGCCCTGGCCAGCGGGGAG tTCCCGGTGGCACCAGCGGGGGACCATGTGGCCATGCTGGAGCGCGTCAACCGGAGCAGCTACGCGAGCCCCCCTGCGCTCAGCCCCGCGCTGGCCCGGCTGCTAGCCGAG ctgctgtgccACAACCCCCTGCGCCGCCTGCGCTACCTCCACCATTTCCAGGACCACCCTTTCTTCCGGGGGGTGACCTTCGACGCCGACCTCCTGCAGAAGGACCCGGTGGCCGTGGCCgtggccccgcgcccccccgagcccccgtCTCCCACCCCCGACCCCTCCACCTTCGACGACTTCGACTGCGACCTCACCGCCACAGCCCCCCCGGACCGGCCCTGGCCCGGCTGA